The nucleotide sequence GAGCTCGAAGGCCCGCGCCAACAGGGCGCGGCGGGCCTCCGCGTCGAGGTACGAGTAGGCGCGCGTGCGGCCGATGATGTCGGGGTGCGCCTCGACGAAGGCCTCGAGATCGCCCTGGCACACGCCCGAACGCTTCTTGCCGTTGGGGAACACGAAGCGCAGCGTCACCAGGCCCTGCGCGCGCCAGCGGCGCAGGGTCTTGAGCGACACGTCGTAGCTGCGGCACACCTCCTCGAGGGCCAGCACCGGCTCGCCCGCCGAGGCCACGGGCAAGTCGAGCGAGTCGCTCAGCTCGTGCAGCAGCGTCATCAGGTCGGCCTGGAGCGAGGCGCCCTCGAACACCGCGTGCGGCGCGTCGTCGGGCCGGAAGCGGGTGATCTGGTAGACCACGTAGTCGTAGGGGTAGGATTGGGCGGGGTCGAGCAGCGGGGCGAACTTACGCAAACGGCCGAGTTGCTCGACCTTGCGCTTGCAGGGCGTGTAGGCGAACTGACGGGCCAGCTCGCCGATCAGGGCGTTGCGGTAGCGCGCCAAGCCGAACCTCCGCTTCCCGCCGCCCCATGAGTATACTACGGAGCCGCCATCCCGTCAATCACCTTTTTCCTCGCTCCGCGCGGCTTCGCGGCTTTGATTTCCCCATCTCCCGCCGATATACTGGGGGTGGGACGTGGGCCGCCCTGGGGAAACCATGCGCTACCGCGCCATTGCCGCGCTCATCCTTCTCGTCGCCGCCCAACCCTCGCGGGCGCACGGGCCGTTCAGCCTCGCCTGCCCGCGCACGCGCCCCGGCGGCGTGAAGATTGATGGCGACATCGCGGGGTGGCAGGACGACCGCTTCACCGCCGTGCCCTCCACCCGCCGTTGCTTCGGCCAACCGCGGTCCGACGACGACGTGAGTTTCCGCTTCGCGACGATGTGGGACCAGTGGTTCCTCTACGTGGCCGTGGTCGTGCGAGACGACTCGCTCGTCCCAGCCCCCACGCTCGACCGCCTCTACGAGGGCGACTGCGTGGAGATATGCCTCGACGTAAACAACGACAGCGAAGGCGGTTACGATGCCTCCGACTTCCAGTTCGTCATCTCCCCCACCGGCGGCCCGGGCAACAAGCCGCGCGTGAACCTCTACCGCAACCCGTTCTATCGCATTGACGACCGCCCCTTCGTTCACGTCGCATCCAACATCACCCCGGAGGGCTACGTCATCGAGGCCGCCTTCTCGTGGCGCCAGCTCGGCGCCGTGCGGGGCCTCGGCCAGATCGTGGGCTTCGAGATCGGCGTGCGCGATTACGACGCCGACGGTTCCAAGAAGGGCATCGCCTGGGCACCCGCCGCCGACCCAGCAGCTAACCCTTTGCGCTGGGGAGACTTAGTGCTCACCAACCAGCCCAACGCCGACGTCTCGCTCCTCGTCGAACCCATCCGCGAGCAGAACGAGCGCTGGCAGCGCCTCCTCAGTGGCTCGGCGCGCGAGACCGATAACCAGGTCGCCGTCACCGTCACCGCCGCGCAAGCCGGCCGCCTCGCCCTCGGCCTCGGCTGGAACCTCCAGTTCCGCGACGGCCGCTTCCCCGACTGGTCCGACGGCGCCTGGCGCGCCTTCCTCGAACTCCTCGAATGGGCACGCCCAGCCTGGCTCCGCTACGGCGTAAACCTCGGTCAATGGGAGCCCAAGAACGACGACGCAGACCCCACCCACCCCAACTGGGAGGGCTTCGCCTTCCGCTCCAAGGCCATGCTCCACCACTATCGCGTCCTCGACCTCTGCGAACGCCAGGGCATTGACGTCCTCTGGGCCAACTGGTGCATCGGCGACCGAGCCACCGGCGTCCACTGGCTCGCCGAGTCCACCCGCGACCCAGCCCTCACCGACCCCGACGGCGACCCCTACAACGACGCGCCCTATGACCCCGAGGAACTCGCCGAGAGCCTCGCCGCCTGCCTCCACCACCTGAGAAACGTTCGCAACTACACCTGCGTCAAGCACGTCTCCCTCTGGAACGAACCCGACCAGGGCTGGTCCCTCAACTCCCCCTCGGCCGGCTACCCCAAGCCCTTCTGGACCTACTACGACGCCCTCGCCAAGCACCTGGTCCGCCTCGGCCTGCGTGACGCCGTAAAGATCGTGGGACCAGAGACTTCCACCGGCAGTTACGACAGCCTCTCCTCCCTCGCCGGCAAGCCGGCCCCCTACTCGAACGAGGCGGATATCCTCGCTCACCACGACTATCTCGGCTTCGCCGACTACCATCGCATTGACCGCGGCGCCCCCATCGCCCGCGCCGCCAAGGCCTACGCCGAGCTGCGCTCCGCTCTCCCTAAACCCATTGCCGTCACGGAGTTCGGCAACATGGGCAACGGCTCCGAGGACGTTGCCGGCGACGACGCCGTCTGGGCCGGTTCCCTCTCCTGCGCCCGCCTCGTCGTCGAGGGCCTCAACGCCGGCGTCGCCGGCTTCCTCCGCTGGGAGTTCAAGCCGTATGGCGTGTCATGGCAG is from Planctomycetota bacterium and encodes:
- a CDS encoding sugar-binding protein; translation: MRYRAIAALILLVAAQPSRAHGPFSLACPRTRPGGVKIDGDIAGWQDDRFTAVPSTRRCFGQPRSDDDVSFRFATMWDQWFLYVAVVVRDDSLVPAPTLDRLYEGDCVEICLDVNNDSEGGYDASDFQFVISPTGGPGNKPRVNLYRNPFYRIDDRPFVHVASNITPEGYVIEAAFSWRQLGAVRGLGQIVGFEIGVRDYDADGSKKGIAWAPAADPAANPLRWGDLVLTNQPNADVSLLVEPIREQNERWQRLLSGSARETDNQVAVTVTAAQAGRLALGLGWNLQFRDGRFPDWSDGAWRAFLELLEWARPAWLRYGVNLGQWEPKNDDADPTHPNWEGFAFRSKAMLHHYRVLDLCERQGIDVLWANWCIGDRATGVHWLAESTRDPALTDPDGDPYNDAPYDPEELAESLAACLHHLRNVRNYTCVKHVSLWNEPDQGWSLNSPSAGYPKPFWTYYDALAKHLVRLGLRDAVKIVGPETSTGSYDSLSSLAGKPAPYSNEADILAHHDYLGFADYHRIDRGAPIARAAKAYAELRSALPKPIAVTEFGNMGNGSEDVAGDDAVWAGSLSCARLVVEGLNAGVAGFLRWEFKPYGVSWQNFGALTTLSQRALFEPYRPVFFPHALLCRTATKGADVLVTQVQGGLDENAVPRVTCVALYQRDTGLALLLVNDGFQPKQITLKLDPKLPGGMPLQLGHLSYDATLPNTFYKHPPVAVANGEALLTLAPRSIHSLSTRQDFTQVSPLPILPPREEPRYTTRKAAGVEHDVALMRFDADYDWRVWQSTAGHTAFTSAADQADAANRVLRIAYDMIGVRANQRPEHVVAHTDLIVRGAPLRIAARVHGDGRGHLLSFVFLDSKGEVFEAPEPVAISWTGWRALERPIADFPKGWGRWNGDGVPDYPLRGFGIVLTAPSTDFVGKGILQVDDIEVVSAPPAPAP